ACTCAATGCGCAAGTAAAGGTTACATGTGATTACATACTGAAGTAAAACAAACCAGTGTGTCTTGTTTGTAGTGATGGATAAAGTCCAACATTGAACGTCTTTAGTTAGAAACATGCTAAACGGAATGAGATTAGATTATGTATAGGACtcaaaaaaggaataaaaaaaagaacaacacaaaaagaggaagaagaggagaaatgaaCAAGTATTGGAGCAAATGTAAAGTTATTTATTCCAATGGAATAATATGGATGTAAACTGTTTAAATGAGTGAATTACACTGTCAATTATCATCACACACAGCTCAActataaacaaacataataaTGATTATGACTTAATTTATTGAATTTCCTGTACAGGCTCCGATCAAGGCTGACCGACCTAATCCTGGGAACTCATCACTACGGTGATATTTtgaagaggaaggaagaaaTTCAAGAAGACAGACATCGGATGAAGTCATCCTCTCCATAGCCAGCGATTGATCTGACTAATGATAAACCAGCGCTGGTGAATGTGAGGGCAGTGGTATCTCTTCCTTATCACTCTGGTCAAGCCGCCCTCGAGCTGAGCTGGCTACTCATTCCACAAGCCTGGTATTGACTTTATTacctcagtaaaaaaaaaagtatatttaacTGACTTTTCATTTGCACTTTTAGCCAGAACTCCAAAGTTAACCGAGCACTGGTGATGGAACTCAACGTAAAAAATAGCATTATTAGTTAATTTGAGTGTGGTCACAAACTTCACAATTATACTGTGATTAGGTAACTATTTTGGTGATAAAAAGTCCATGTGGAAACCTCTtggtttttattctttaaaatgGACTCTGGAAGCACCTGGCCGCGCAGCAGACCCTGTCTGTGGTTTCTTTCGACTCAAGTCAATGTCAAagtcttcatcatcctcatcgtcAAGGTCACCAAggtcatcatcattatcatcgcTGTCCATGTCCTTCTTCCCTCGTTCACTTcctttctctgtctgttcaccatcttcttctgtctcttccttGTCCAGATGGGAGTTTATTCTACACAGGAAGAGAAAATCTAAATGAGGCAGTGTCCAATGTTATCATGTTACTTGTGCTCttacagcagagagaggaatatataaaataatgatgTAAAGACTGAACCAAGTTGTCAAGAAGCAGTTGTAATGCATCTCTTGGTCCACCAGGCTGCAGTCTTGCACTAGAATTTACTACATGTGCTTGACGAATATAAAAAGATTTAATATATGAACATAAAATGTCATTTAATCCCGCCTCCACATGTAAGGCCAACCAAGCAGCCTTTCTTACAATTGTTTAGTTCATATATAAAGGGAGAGCATTTAATATAAATGGTTTCCTATGAGTCGCTGAAGGCAATGCTGGTATAAAAATAGAAGCAGATGTTTTTAATGACAACAATTAATGTATGgccagaaaacaaaataaaatcagacaTTAATAATTTGTAGTAGAGATGTTCAAAAACCGATACCAACCACAGAAAAGCCTCATATGCAGCTGAAAATGCCGGGTACACAAATCTAGGTACCGATCCAATACCACCtctttaaagaagattttttttttttccagtcatGTTCATACCTTTATCTTTGCAAACAACTACTGCTATTTTGCACGCAGTCTCGCATTTATTCTCTTGTTCTTCGCTCTATGTGCAATGCCCTTTACATGCTGCTCTGACATTAATTTCCCAATTTGGTGCTTTAAATCAATAAAggacatctatctatctatctaaatatGTAATTTTCTTTTCTGCTCCACAACAGCAGTGGTGCTGCACTGCTACCAGCAAGAACCGTTTTTAGAAGGTCAAAGTAGAAGGGATTTGTGCTGTGTAGTGTTGGCCAGCGTAGCAGCAACTTTTGAAAACTCCATTCAAACAACGCAATTAATTCAAATTGTCAAGAAAGACAGTCCCAAAGAAAGATAGAAAACTGAAAAACGTGTCAAGATCATTGTTCTGGACGACCAACCCATGGCTGTTGTTGAATTTGTGGGGTTTCTCCGTTTAATGGAAGATTTGAAACCATGGCACAGTTTGGCAGGTCTGTTGCAATGGTGTTTAACATTATTACTGTTAAAGATACAGACAATGTGTAATTTTCTAAATTGCAGCtgcattttaacagtttgtgtttaattggatgatttatttttctttgaagtTGCTGCTGAACTGTTTTATAATGTTCCTGTACTGTTGCAGCTTGCAAGATCTATTATTCTATAAACTGTAGCTGCACTTTAACAGATATCTAAAAGAGGTCAGTTTTCCTGTGTATTCATGAGTCTCCTTTTTCAGATATGACAAAACtagataataaaaataagttcTATATAGTTCGTTCTCTGTATGCATTTCTTTTTCTATGGGTTTAACCTGAGCTAGGCCAAACAACAATGATAGTAATCGCCACTTCCATACCAAGCTAGTAACATACAACTGTTGATTTTGTGAAGCAGTTTGTaacttgtttagataagtgctttacaaataaagctaTGATCATTATAATATCAGGAAGGGGAAATGGCATCAGATCATTCGATTTGTACGGGAATACTTACGGAACAACAATGTCCTCCTTCTTCCCACACTTGCAGCAGATCTCCAGCTCAAGAGAACAGGGCTTACAGAGGATGTGGTATGCATCCTTCACAGTCTTCTGAAAGCATTTGACACTGAGAGAAGACCACATGAAGAGGGGGCGTCAGCTCACATGTTTGGAGTCAGGATTTGACTTAAGTGACAGATACTTTTCGATATCATGTGTGCAATGATCCAGTACTCTCACCATTTCCGGGGCTGTGTCAGTGACTTGTATTTGCTGTACTTGACTTTCCACTCGAGAACCCCTTTGCAGTGTAGACACAGGCCATCGTGGATCTTTGAGTTTGCCACCTACAGCGAAGACATA
The genomic region above belongs to Pleuronectes platessa chromosome 4, fPlePla1.1, whole genome shotgun sequence and contains:
- the c4h9orf85 gene encoding uncharacterized protein C9orf85 homolog, whose amino-acid sequence is MSSQKGNVSRSRAQKHQNAIAYKNNKYGATAQVKVANSKIHDGLCLHCKGVLEWKVKYSKYKSLTQPRKCVKCFQKTVKDAYHILCKPCSLELEICCKCGKKEDIVVPINSHLDKEETEEDGEQTEKGSERGKKDMDSDDNDDDLGDLDDEDDEDFDIDLSRKKPQTGSAARPGASRVHFKE